The following is a genomic window from Solanum lycopersicum chromosome 6, SLM_r2.1.
TGACCTGGGTTATTTGTCTGTGATGTCTTCTAATTTCCACCTTGTAAATGTAGTTCGTCGTGAATCACGAACTTATCCTCATTATTCAAGGAATCACTCTCCTTGTTACTCATCTGAAAGCTACAGGAGCAGGAGCAGGTCTTACTCTCCATATTACCGACAAGAGCATAGATCATACTCTTATTACAGAGGACGCCAGAGATCTCACTCATCGTATTACAGTCGGCACCACTGCTACTCAGAATCACCTTATTCTCCTTACTATAGTCGTGGAAGATCTTACTCTCGATCTTTATCCCCATATAATGGGCGTGATCGGTCCTACTCTCCAGATGACTGTTATTACAGAAGGAGCCGTTACCATGACTATTCTCCCGACAATCATCGGCGTGATCGTTCCTATTCTCCAGATGACCGTTACTATAGAAGAAGCCGCTACCGTGACTACTCTCCTGAAAGCCATGATCTTTCAGACTCTCCAGATGTTCGTGACAACAGAATGAGCCGCTATCGCGACTACTCTCCGAACAACAGTTACTATTATCGAAGGAACCGATATCGTTCCATTTCTCGGAGCATTTCTCCTCGGTATCGGAGAAGCTACTCGCGCAGTGTATCACCTAGGTGGTCAAAGAGGAGCTATTCAAGAAGCGTTTCCAGGAGCAGCTGCTCTCGTAGCAGTTACTCTCCTAATCAGAAGAAAAGCTCTAAGAAGAGTCGCAGTGTTAGTGCATCTTCCAGATTTGTTTCAAGGTCTGTTACACCTAGGTCTTCACCTTCATCATGAAAGGACTACACTACTAGGAAGGTCTAGTCTGTCACTCTCTGTTGCAAAGAGtttaaagttgtattagatTGGTCATTCAAGTAGAATTTCTCAAGATAACATATCTGCTTTCCAGCTTATGTGACTGGTGGAAATGAGATCTAGCTGTACTATTGTGTTTGTAATTTGATGCAGAGGTAATACAGCGTATTGACTATGGAAATCTCTCAATTTCTTCATTGCTTTCTATTGGCTTTTATATGTTGGGTGTGTATAACATAGGATTTCATGGGTCATCACTTGTGAGTTCTCCTGTTGCTACATGCGGTGCATGACTTTTGCAGCCTTGAACTAGTAGTAATTTGCACAGCTTTAAATGCTATAGCCTTGATTATGTGTTGTTTCTCTAGTTTAAATGGAGTTACAGAGTCCAAGaggattatatatataaaaaccaTTACACATACATAATCATCAAAAGAATAATGGAACTCTAAGCAAAACATATCCACCTCCATTGATGAGCCTATGTTTACATTGCACTGTTTCTCAGGGGCACAATGCTGCTCAATACATGTTATCTGAAAACTATCTGATGAAAGAAGAACCAAAGAGGCATTTTGGTCTAGATAAATATTTCGTCACATTTTACTAGCATATTTACCAAATAATGAATGCCGCCCCTCAGCAATTAGCTCCCCAGTAGCTTTATTTTTCACAAGTACACTTGTTCCAGAATAACCTCCTTTCTTACCCAAGACTTGACCGATGATCTCCAACTCATCCTGCAAATATCCCAAGAAAAATGCATATAACAAAGTCTGTAATCCATCAGTAATAGGCAAATGCACATTCTTTGGTAAATAAGCTAATAAAATGTCTGATTACTCTTCTTTACTGAAGGACATTCAAGAACGCTGGCCACATCTTAAAGGTTCAAAAGCAAGAATCTTCTATTGAATAAAATGAGTGTAGGACTGTGAAGAAGGTGCAAATGAAAGAGTTTGGTGTACCGAAACTAACTGCAACATCTTCCAATCCAATTCAAGTTTCGATAATATAtccatgaatttcatcaaataatTGGCATAGCTAAAGGTTAAGTTTTACTCCATACTCGAAACATATAGGCGGTGTGTAGACTGAAAAGAGTAAACAAGTGCGTTGAACCTATCAAACCAGCAAATCCTGAGGAGTTGAATCAAtgactatttctttctttttctcgtTCCTCATCCTGATTTTAAGTATTTTCAGAAAATTCATAAACCAGTAATGAACTCAATTGAATGGGAAGAATTAGGGATATACTTACATCAATCTTCGCacttgaatgaaatgaaatcgACATGTCTACGGATACATTCACTGGGTGACCCCCAATATTGACACATCCAGCCCCAACAGCGTCAATAAGATTGGCTATAGCACCAGCTGCTAATTTTCCTTCTCTGTTCTGCCAATTCACATCAAACAAGCTCTAATCTCCATGCAATAGAAACTCgagtagaaaaaaaaagaagaagagggatTTTGATACCGTGAGTCGAGGAGGAACTTTGAATGTGCAAAAGACACGATCGGATTCAAGCCTATCAACTCGGATACCTCTGAGGGCATAACACTCGTAGAGACTAAACTCCGCGCCAGTTGGGATAGGAAGGAAATCAAGTGAGGAAACCCGGTCCGATTCTTCCTGGGTCAGTTCAAGGAAAGCTTTTGATTTCTCCATTATTTCTCTCTCCTCAAgcttcaaaatataattacacTTTTTGGGCTTTTCTCatgaatgatttttaaaaatcatttctaatgaaaaatagataaacaaataaaataatttttcagtAGTCACACAAATagttaatttcaatattttaaaaaaaattgttaactGAAAGAGGGGGCGAGTTGATCCTTCGAAcccaacaattttattttagtgCCTTACATTgatatatgataaatataatCTGAATTGGGTAAAAATTGGCCtggattatattatttttccacAAATGTATATAGAAAACAGTAGGAATGTGATATACGAGTACTAcacatttgatgaataatatggCAATTGCAATTCCTGCAAAATATATGTTTGAGCGTTTATCTCACTGTTGATAAAATCTTATATCAATCAACTATGCTTCAATCCTAAACTCAATATATGTCCAGTATACATGAAGTTATAATAAATGCAATGGTAATCAGCACCAAATGCCTCCATTAACAAGCAAATATTTACATTGGACTTGTTCCTCACAAGTATAATGCTGCTCAATAAATGTTCGAACGAAACATACGTCTAGACCAGAAGCTGGAAACTGAAGTACATCTTCAAACAGGCATCTTGGTCCAGAGAAATACACTTCACATTTTACTAGCATGTTTACCGAATAATGAATGCCGCCCTTCAGCAATGAGCTCCCccgttgttttatttttcacaagTACACTTGTCCCGGAATATCCTCCTTTCTGACCCAAGACTCTACCAATAACCTCCAACTCATCCTGCAAATATCCAACACCAAGACGTAATCCATAAGTAGAGGTTGAGTGCACAtttaaaaagatgataaaaagaaagaacttTTGAATTTGAAAGATGGGAGTGATCAGAGGCAGGATAAACCACTTTGGGTTGGTTCAGACCCAAACTTACTGAACTGCTAGGATGAAGAGAATAAGGGGAAAATACGTGACGTGATGCAACCTATCTGAAGTCTTCTAGATTAATTCATGGTATTGGCTTACGAAGAAAGATGTGAGGAACTATCAACTCACGTTGGGTGGATAAGCAGCAATAAGTGAAGTACATCACTACCTACTAACTGATGGACACTCGTGCAGGAGAGGCAAGCAACTTGGTTCCATTCTCAAATTAGCCtgtgttttaaaaatatattctacTCTCAAAGGTCAGTGCAGTATTGACTTGTACAGGCAAACAGTTTTATAAAGAATGGGGATATAGAGGTGATCCAACAACAAAATGCACCTCTTATAAGGATTAAAATACATACATAAAGGTAAAAATTGAGAGTATATTTATGCATAAACAAAATGCATATACAGTAGGCAAGGCTGAAAAACATTAGCTAGGGAAGGACCACAAAAGATGTTCTATTTACTCGATCAAGCATTACTCAGATGgcaacaatttaattattttaaaagccACCTCATGAGCCATTGCTAATCACTCAATCCTCGCTGTCCACTGAAAATGTGGTGGCCCTATCCCCTATATTGCTTTGCAGAAACAATTATATTCCTCATGCCAATATAAGATACCTCCACACATCTCACATCCAATCTCTCATGTATATGCTGTCAAGTTCTTACCATCACATTTCTTGACTAACTCGGCTTTCCAAATAACCAACCAAACAATGCCTCCATTTCCTCTACTTATCCAAACACAGACAAGTTCTTACTTTACTACAAgccaaagttaaaaaaatatccaAGTTTTATGGCACCAACGGACCAAACCTAGGATGAATATTAGAAATCTGACCGTTTCATTGGAGTTTGTACTGTACGTGATTGCAAAAGAAATGATTTTGTGTTGATGCATATCCTTGATGAACTCAAGAAAACTGAGGCAATGTTTTGATGGATAGCTGGTGAATCATAGAAGAGCAGTCTCTCATGGACAGCCTTCGGCTGTGATCTCTATTGCAGGTAACTCACTTTGAACGAATCTCAAATGGGGTCTTGCTTTATCCAACTTAACCTTAAATTGCATTGGAAAAATATTGAACCCAGTATTGATGCCAGTAAAAAAAAACGAAATTATATAAGGTATCCATTGATGCCATGTCTAAACACTCTTATACAACAAAGAGCTCCTGTCATATACCCAAAGCTCTGCCCAGCAAACCAAGCCTTACAACACTGCCTAAACCTTCATATCTTCAAACTCCCAAGCTAGTCTAACCAATAAAATTCCACCGAGGAGTCTCTAAAGAACAGAACCAATATGTTAATTGCATGTTAGTTACTGAAGACATAATTGCCAACCAAAGAAATTGGATGCTATGTTAGCCAAGAAGGAACTGAGGGATTAAGGAGGATGAAGAGGTTTGGAAGGATGATGAACAAGTTTTGGGGCAAGGAGTCCAGGACATAGGGACACAGAAGTGGCAGTACTCGATAGAGTCTGCAGACTCCCTAGAATAATCAGAACTCAGGACTCGATCAACAAAACGCTCTGGTTATATTGGTGGACAGTGGGATTATACACAATTTTGTTAGTCTACATGTGGTGAagcaattaaaattttcattagtGCCTAATAAGGTATCAATGGACATGACCATTTCCAATTGACATGCGATCAAAGATACTCTGCATTACAGTAACAATGCAAGGAGAAGAGTTTTTTTGTACTTAAGAACGGTTAAAGTTAGTACACATAACCTGGTCTTAAGGATGTACTTGATTTACCTATTTTCCATCTATAATGTTGCATACCATATAGTAGTATATTGTTTCTTAAAGAGGGGATATTCATCACTGACGGACAAACTGAAAAGGCAAAACTAGCTACTGATAATCATTTGAAAAGTCAGCTAGTTTGTAAGCAGGTGTAGTGTAGGGTACGcagctcattatttttataattcagCTATTTGTGAGTGATGAATGTGGAACCTGTCTATCTTCCTCTTTATGCATTTCATTCTTTTCTTCGGTGATTTCCtcttattgttttttctttccttgttattctAAAATacatcatgagcatactaaaagGTGCAGACATCTGACAAAATTCATGAACCAATAATGAAATCATTGAAAAGATAGGAAAAATGAGGAGCACTTACACCAGCCTTTGCACTTGAAAGAAATGAAATCGACATGTCCACTGATACATTCATGGGGAGACCCTCCACGTAGACTACCGCACCCCCAACTTCATCAACTAGATTAGCAATGGCACCAGATGCTAGTTTCCCTTCTCTATCCTAAAAAGatagaccaaaaaaaaaactttcattcCAAGCAACAATCCAATAGAAAATACAAGAAAACAGTCTACTTGATTTTAAAACTTCATCTGCATATATCCCAATATTCAAATCCTAAACTTTTATGTAATGCTTTTATATCAACCAACCCCTTTAATTTTCAGATACACTCTTCAATCCTTACtttgtgataaatatatttctatacaACTATCACAACATTCAAGAATCAAAATGGCAAACACATAACACAAACTGGGAAAAAAGGGGGCACAATTAGGGGTTTGTCTTACAGTGAGACGAGGAGGAACTTTGAAGGTGCAAAAAAGTTGACCCGGTTCAATTCGGTCAACCCGGATCCCTCTGAGAGAATAGTACTCATAGAAGCTACACTCGGTACCGAGCCGATGAGGAGGAAAAGCAAGAGACGAAACCCGGTCCGATTCTCCCTGGGttaattcaagaaaagctttagCTTTCTCcatttgctttcctcttcttgttCTGGAACAGAATTTTGGCAATTTCCCTTGATTTTACAAGCGTAATTTGGGTATTTTGAGGGATAAGATGATCGTAAATTGCTAATcgaagaagatgaaaaaaaaaaatgggtAACGAGTGATGAGTGTGTAGAGATTTGGATGGGAACTTTGTGCCTCTTGAGCTAGCAGGTTTAACGTGAAGGAAACGGATGAACAAACCAAATATATTGACGACTCCATAACGTTTTGTTTTAATATAACATGTAAGATGGAAATAATTTCGATAAGacgtgaaaaataaaatatattattttaaatacataaaaaaaggtGATCAAATAAATTGATTAGAAATGTGAGAGATTGATAATAGTAAATATTACGAAAGTTAAAACTAGTCGAAgaattattttaatgtattagGACATGACccttaatttaaataatagaaCATAAATGTCAgagtatttatataaaaagttactAATAAGATAATCTAGTGTGGTGATAGTTTAGAGAGGGAGATGAAGGAGATTAACCTTTAGTCCTTATTAATAGTATATTAGTTTCTTATTTAGCttgatttgttatattttgtttttatgaagATGAAAGTATTTTATGATCTTATCCAATAGTATATTACTATTCTATAGTATTATTTGTATCTTATTACtagtattcaatattttagtttataaATTGCATTTAGAAAATACTTTAAAGTTACGTACATGAATAAAAGTTACTTATATACTTTAACATCATTAAAATAGAATCTTTAACTtaatagataaattttttttatataatttattcgataaataatatttagaataatttttacCACCCGCCAAATTTAACATTGACCTTGTTTCCTAGGGTTATTTATGCTCTTTCTTTGGCACGTGGACTTGAGACTTTTAGGCCCATATGCCAACATATATTTGTGAATCTAATTTGTGCACAGCTTTAGAGGTCTTAAGAATCATGGCATCTTCATAGTAAAAACGTTACACTAGACGTTAACTGATACCTgagtgaaaaataattaattgttgcatAGTACATGCCCCTGTGTTGGCCCAACATTTAACTATTCATTTTTTAGTACACTACTCgaataaaagggaaaaaattaacaaaattataaactgataaatatttttttatttttaattagaaattccTGATTTAAAAATCTCCAAGGTATAAACTGAAAATTTTACCACTAAATACAAGTTTTTTCAGAAGAAAGTATATAAATATCGGTTTTAACGTTGCCATTTATCTTGTATTTgcttttaattaatatttttaatatatatattttttcatttaacttCAAGGGATCGTTAGGTTGAAAATAAGTTACCTTGAGATCAATTATTTTGTGATTAACTATCATGGAAAAATTTATCCTATCACTATGATATAAATGGTGGAATAAATTGTCTTAAACATgacaatcaaataaaaaatatctttttatccCATCACTATTTTTTTCATCCCTCATACGAAATCCCTTAATATACAATGTCTAAAGTTAATTAGACTTAACAAACTCTAACTTCAAATGTATGTGAAGTTTCATATAATTAAAGTTAATTAGTCTTAACAAACTCTTACTTCAAATGTATGTGAAGTTTCATATAATTAAAGTAATGTATGTGAAGTTTCATATAATTAAAgtttatataaatatgactaaAGTTTTAATCAGTTTTGTCTCACTCCATATTTTTATGCTTGAACTTTATCTATACGTGTATGAAGTTTAgacataaaataacaaaagtctaatcatatataatttgaaCTTCAACTATATATAACTTTAAGGGAttgtttggtagagtgtattaaaaaaaatgcattcaTTAACCTCGTGTATCACTAGTACCTTGTTTGATACtatttttcaacctatgtataactaatgcttACATTGTGCATTAAGGTGTTTATTGCTAATACCATGGATTTTTAGGTATTAGCGATGCAATGtttttaatgcatgcattattgctcctcaatatatttttatatcttttccaCCATAATAGTGAATGacatttttgtaaataatttttctaatgcgatacattatattttttttaatgtatcaaatcaaacaatgaatacaaataatctatgtataattaatacaaatattaataatatagtcTATTTTGCACTACATTAATACACTCTATCAAATGACTCCTAAAAATATCGTGTTTGAAACAAATTTTAgacataaaataacaaaagtCTAATCATATATAATGACTCGAATTTCAACATTTCAGCTATATATAACTTTAAGAGTATTGCGTTTGAAACAAATTTTAGACATAAAATAACGAAAGTCTAATTATATATAACTCGAACTTCAGCAATTCAACTATATAACTTTAAAAGTATTGtgtttgaaatttgattttttcacaCCTAACTTCAGACACTCCACATCTAAAGCGGATAACtacatcaaaaaaattcaaaagccAAACAATGTTTAACGACACTATTGAAGtgaattatatacaaatttaaatttaattaagcTTTAGTAGAAATATCGAACGACAAAATAAAAGGTAAATTAATGAATAGAGAAAATCTTAAAAGAGAAGGGACAATAAAGGGTTTAATGAAGGGTTCTTTTGCTTATAGTCTCTTTGGATCCCTTATGCTCTGAATTTTTTCTGTCCATCTTGTCGGAAAAACCCAACTCCCATTCATAAATGAGCCCATCTTATGCTGTCCCACTCGCATTCCAATGACTCGTACCACTTCACAAAACCGCACCCGCACCCGAACCCGCCGTCTTTCAGCTTGTCACCGCCACCCATCGGAGCCGGTCACCGGCATCTGTGCCGCATGCCTGCGTGAACGTCTCTCCGGTCTTGACACTTCAGCTGATTCTGAACTCTCTATTGTTCCTACATTCTCTAATTCTTTTGAAAACCCATATGCTGATAATGGACCCGGACCCGAACCCGGATTTGAATGTAGCCGGAGTAAAGCTGCTATATCGTCGTTTTCTCCGGATCTCCGGCGTTGTAGGTCTGTTTCTACTGTCAGGTGTGAAGGTTCGTGTAGCTGGTCGGAGCCACGTCGGAGATCTTGTGATGATAGGTCGTCCAGGAATACTCTTGTAAATCTCTTTGGAGTTGATGATGAGGCAGGTGGATCCAATGCCGGTTTCACTGTTGAATCGAAGAACCTGGGGTTGACGAATTTGTCTGATAATGTTTGTCAGTCGATAGTAGAGCATGAAGAGAGTGAAGAAGTTAGGGTTCGTGCTGATGCATTGGTGAGAATAGAGGATATAGATGAAGATACTCAAGATGGAGAGCTTAAGACAATGAAAGAGTTCATCGATCTCGAATTTCACACCAAAAATCACAAATCCAGGGACTTCAGAGACATTGCGGTGAATTTCAGGGAAGCAACTTCAGTCTTCAGCAAGAAATTGCAAAAATGGAGGCAAAAGCAGAGGGAAAAGAAGCTTAATAGCAGAAATGCTGAAGGCAATGATAGGTTTTCAGCTGGAAATGGCAAGTTGATAGGTTATAAATCGAAGGATAGTCGGTCTGAGATTGGGGAATGTGCAACGGGGAGGAGATCTTGTGATACAGAACCTCGATTTTCAGTTGATGCAGGGCGATTCTCGTTGGATGGTCCCGGGATTTCAATTGATGAGCCTAGAGCTTCTTGGGATGGATATATGGTAGCTAGGACTATTCCACGGCTAACACCAATGTTATCAGTTGTCGAAAATGTGCTTTTAGGGAATGGAAATGGGTTTGATAGGCATCGAGCATCGCTTGATGGGCAAATGCAGGCTATAGTAGAAGATGAGAGTAGTTCTGGTGGATCAGGGCAGTCCAATTCAGATTCTTCATCATCACAAAGGGGAAGTAGTTTTGATAGGTCGAGTTCTGTTCAGAGTTTTGGCAAGAGGACATTGGATTTGGAGGTTAACGAAGGCAAGTATATGTCAAATTCATCTCCTGCTCATGTCAAGTTGGTTATTACAGAGAAGGAATTGAAAGATTGGCGCTTGAATTCTATCAAAGATGATCATTTGAACAAGTTTGAATCGTTTTCCAAGAATGGAATTGTTGCTGATAGTTGTGGCACGAAGAAGGGGTCCAAGAAGCCTGCTCGTTGGCGAGAGGTGTTCAATATCTTTGGTAACAAGCAAAAGCTCAATAATAACAAGGGAGAAACCCgaaaaggagaaggagaaaCTGTCAGTTCAGTTACTGATACTAATAAGAAGCAAGGGGATAGGGGTTATGATAATGTAAAAGAGGTTGCTCAATGGAGGCTCACACGAAGCAGCAGCATTGTTGGGGCTAGAAAATCCTGCAGCAGCTCCTACATTCCTGCTAGGAATTCCTGCAGCAGTGCTTTCGATCAGCCTAGGAATTCTTGTGACATGACTGAACTAAATTACAGTAAGAAGAAAGTTGCTGAACGTGCTGCGTCTGCTAACTTTGGCAGGGATGCTTTTCTGCTGGAGAGGAACAAGAGTGTCAAATGCTCTTCAAATGACATCGATAATGGTACGTTGCCATTTTATTTGATGCCATTGAGGACTTCTAGGAGCCGTAGATTCACTGAGAACAAGTTAACAAAGCCCCTTCACGCTACTGGCAATGGTTTGCACTGAACTGGAAGGAAGATACTACATGTAGTTTACCTCGTATCtgattttgtaaaaaaacaatttatcttTGTGTATCGGCATACCTTGTTATTTGAATATCAAAATGCTTTCTTTATAATGGTTAGctcaaatattttacttttgttttccCTTGTTATTATCTTCCCTTAATAGTTCCAATGTTTGAAAATGGGATTTAGAAAAAACAT
Proteins encoded in this region:
- the LOC101261529 gene encoding serine/arginine-rich splicing factor SR45a; amino-acid sequence: MSYSRRSRYSRSPSYDRYSKSVSRSRCVSRSRSRSCDSSDVENPGNNLYVTGLSTRVKERDIEKHFSAEGKVEDVRLVLDPWTHESRGFGFVTMSSVEEADRCIKSLNRSILEGRVITVEKARRRRGRTPTPGKYLGLRTVRVRRESRTYPHYSRNHSPCYSSESYRSRSRSYSPYYRQEHRSYSYYRGRQRSHSSYYSRHHCYSESPYSPYYSRGRSYSRSLSPYNGRDRSYSPDDCYYRRSRYHDYSPDNHRRDRSYSPDDRYYRRSRYRDYSPESHDLSDSPDVRDNRMSRYRDYSPNNSYYYRRNRYRSISRSISPRYRRSYSRSVSPRWSKRSYSRSVSRSSCSRSSYSPNQKKSSKKSRSVSASSRFVSRSVTPRSSPSS
- the LOC101261827 gene encoding uncharacterized protein translates to MEKSKAFLELTQEESDRVSSLDFLPIPTGAEFSLYECYALRGIRVDRLESDRVFCTFKVPPRLTNREGKLAAGAIANLIDAVGAGCVNIGGHPVNVSVDMSISFHSSAKIDDELEIIGQVLGKKGGYSGTSVLVKNKATGELIAEGRHSLFGKYASKM
- the LOC101262123 gene encoding uncharacterized protein, coding for MEKAKAFLELTQGESDRVSSLAFPPHRLGTECSFYEYYSLRGIRVDRIEPGQLFCTFKVPPRLTDREGKLASGAIANLVDEVGGAVVYVEGLPMNVSVDMSISFLSSAKAGDELEVIGRVLGQKGGYSGTSVLVKNKTTGELIAEGRHSLFGKHASKM
- the LOC101261240 gene encoding protein OCTOPUS-like, which gives rise to MTRTTSQNRTRTRTRRLSACHRHPSEPVTGICAACLRERLSGLDTSADSELSIVPTFSNSFENPYADNGPGPEPGFECSRSKAAISSFSPDLRRCRSVSTVRCEGSCSWSEPRRRSCDDRSSRNTLVNLFGVDDEAGGSNAGFTVESKNLGLTNLSDNVCQSIVEHEESEEVRVRADALVRIEDIDEDTQDGELKTMKEFIDLEFHTKNHKSRDFRDIAVNFREATSVFSKKLQKWRQKQREKKLNSRNAEGNDRFSAGNGKLIGYKSKDSRSEIGECATGRRSCDTEPRFSVDAGRFSLDGPGISIDEPRASWDGYMVARTIPRLTPMLSVVENVLLGNGNGFDRHRASLDGQMQAIVEDESSSGGSGQSNSDSSSSQRGSSFDRSSSVQSFGKRTLDLEVNEGKYMSNSSPAHVKLVITEKELKDWRLNSIKDDHLNKFESFSKNGIVADSCGTKKGSKKPARWREVFNIFGNKQKLNNNKGETRKGEGETVSSVTDTNKKQGDRGYDNVKEVAQWRLTRSSSIVGARKSCSSSYIPARNSCSSAFDQPRNSCDMTELNYSKKKVAERAASANFGRDAFLLERNKSVKCSSNDIDNGTLPFYLMPLRTSRSRRFTENKLTKPLHATGNGLH